One part of the Eublepharis macularius isolate TG4126 chromosome 16, MPM_Emac_v1.0, whole genome shotgun sequence genome encodes these proteins:
- the LOC129344076 gene encoding fatty acyl-CoA hydrolase precursor, medium chain-like isoform X1: MSSGKGLWLVLLIFAAWVAEGRDSAPPEVLTKYGRLRGQQIKISALKKDVDVFLGIPYAKPPVGHLRFAPPAPAEPWSSLRDATSYPPMCLQDPVIVQSESDAFTTSKEHVPLTISEDCLYLNVYTVARSVTKPKLPVMVWIHGGGLLLGAASTYDGSVLAASEDVVVVAIQYRLGILGFFSSGDATARGNWGFLDQVAALQWIQENIAAFGGDPGSVTVFGESAGGISASALVLSPLAKGLFHKAISESGVAIIDVLLDFHPAELAKKITESAGCETSSSSEMVRCLKGKTEDEILQTTLKMDFTTVHLEEDEKHVVFFPAVVDGVFFPKSPKLLLAEKKINNVPFVIGVNNHEYGWIVPSILQYPDFTRGLDRATVNTVIRGSEQFTTVAPEYAHIILDEYLKDIEDPIQLRDQLLDLFGDVVFVAPSIQTARFHRDAGYPTYVYEFQHRPSWYEALKPDFVKADHGDEIAFVFGMPFLEDNANEEERNLSKIIMKYWANFARTGNPNGDGLTAWPKYDQKEQYLEIGLKQKVSKKLKEKQVAFWTKTLPEKIAESRRARTEL, translated from the exons ATGTCAAGTGGAAAAGGGCTTTGGTTGGTCCTGCTGATCTTTGCTGCATGGGTAGCGGAAG GCCGTGATTCTGCTCCTCCAGAAGTGCTTACCAAATATGGGAGGCTCCGGGGCCAGCAGATCAAAATCAGTGCTCTAAAAAAAGATGTGGATGTTTTCCTTGGAATTCCCTATGCCAAGCCACCGGTGGGACATTTGCGGTTTGCCCCACCGGCACCGGCTGAACCATGGAGCAGTCTCAGAGATGCAACATCCTACCCACCCAT GTGCCTGCAGGATCCAGTGATCGTACAATCTGAGTCAGATGCTTTTACAACCAGCAAAGAACATGTTCCATTGACTATTTCTGAGGACTGTTTGTATTTAAATGTCTACACAGTGGCTCGTTCAGTTACAAAACCCAAGTTACCG GTAATGGTTTGGATTCATGGAGGGGGGTTATTGTTGGGTGCAGCCTCCACATATGATGGGTCGGTGTTAGCTGCTTCTGAAGACGTGGTCGTTGTAGCGATTCAATACCGGCTGGGCATCCTTGGCTTTTTTAG TTCTGGTGACGCAACAGCTCGTGGAAACTGGGGCTTTCTCGACCAAGTGGCAGCTCTCCAGTGGATCCAAGAGAACATTGCAGCATTTGGAGGTGATCCAGGATCTGTTACTGTATTTGGTGAATCTGCAGGTGGAATCAGCGCTTCTGCTCTG GTCTTATCTCCACTGGCAAAAGGATTGTTCCATAAAGCCATCTCTGAAAGTGGTGTGGCCATCATTGATGTTCTCCTAGACTTTCATCCTGCAGAGCTAGCTAAG AAAATCACTGAATCCGCTGGCTGTGAAACGTCAAGCTCCAGCGAGATGGTTCGTTGTCTCAAAGGGAAGACAGAAGATGAAATTTTGCAGACCACCCTCAAGATG GATTTTACTACTGTCCATCTGGAAGAAGATGAAAAA CACGTTGTGTTTTTCCCGGCAGTTGTTGATGGTGTGTTTTTTCCCAAGTCACCCAAGTTGCTTCTAGcagagaaaaaaatcaataatgtACCCTTCGTGATTGGGGTCAATAACCATGAGTACGGATGGATCGTTCCGAGT ATTCTCCAGTATCCAGATTTCACAAGAGGCCTAGACAGAGCAACAGTAAATACTGTGATTCGTGGCTCAGAACAATTCACG ACTGTTGCCCCCGAATATGCTCACATCATTCTCGATGAATATCTGAAGGATATTGAGGACCCCATACAACTGCGGGACCAACTTCTTGACTTGTTTGGAGATGTGGTCTTCGTGGCTCCTAGCATTCAAACAGCGAGATTCCACAGAG ATGCTGGATACCCAACCTATGTGTACGAATTCCAGCATCGTCCAAGTTGGTACGAAGCTCTTAAGCCGGACTTTGTGAAAGCGGATCATGGTGATGAAATTGCCTTTGTCTTCGGAATGCCCTTCTTGGAAG ATAATGCTAATGAAGAAGAGAGAAACCTGAGCAAAATAATCATGAAATACTGGGCTAACTTTGCTCGCACTGG GAACCCTAATGGAGACGGCCTGACAGCGTGGCCCAAGTACGACCAGAAAGAACAATATCTGGAAATCGGCTTGAAGCAAAAGGTGTCAaagaagctgaaagagaagcaAGTTGCCTTCTGGACCAAGACCTTGCCTGAAAAAATAGCTGAAAGCAGAAGAGCACGCACAGAGTTATAA
- the LOC129344076 gene encoding fatty acyl-CoA hydrolase precursor, medium chain-like isoform X2 — MSCFVSIGCLQDPVIVQSESDAFTTSKEHVPLTISEDCLYLNVYTVARSVTKPKLPVMVWIHGGGLLLGAASTYDGSVLAASEDVVVVAIQYRLGILGFFSSGDATARGNWGFLDQVAALQWIQENIAAFGGDPGSVTVFGESAGGISASALVLSPLAKGLFHKAISESGVAIIDVLLDFHPAELAKKITESAGCETSSSSEMVRCLKGKTEDEILQTTLKMDFTTVHLEEDEKHVVFFPAVVDGVFFPKSPKLLLAEKKINNVPFVIGVNNHEYGWIVPSILQYPDFTRGLDRATVNTVIRGSEQFTTVAPEYAHIILDEYLKDIEDPIQLRDQLLDLFGDVVFVAPSIQTARFHRDAGYPTYVYEFQHRPSWYEALKPDFVKADHGDEIAFVFGMPFLEDNANEEERNLSKIIMKYWANFARTGNPNGDGLTAWPKYDQKEQYLEIGLKQKVSKKLKEKQVAFWTKTLPEKIAESRRARTEL, encoded by the exons ATGTCTTGCTTCGTGTCTATTGG GTGCCTGCAGGATCCAGTGATCGTACAATCTGAGTCAGATGCTTTTACAACCAGCAAAGAACATGTTCCATTGACTATTTCTGAGGACTGTTTGTATTTAAATGTCTACACAGTGGCTCGTTCAGTTACAAAACCCAAGTTACCG GTAATGGTTTGGATTCATGGAGGGGGGTTATTGTTGGGTGCAGCCTCCACATATGATGGGTCGGTGTTAGCTGCTTCTGAAGACGTGGTCGTTGTAGCGATTCAATACCGGCTGGGCATCCTTGGCTTTTTTAG TTCTGGTGACGCAACAGCTCGTGGAAACTGGGGCTTTCTCGACCAAGTGGCAGCTCTCCAGTGGATCCAAGAGAACATTGCAGCATTTGGAGGTGATCCAGGATCTGTTACTGTATTTGGTGAATCTGCAGGTGGAATCAGCGCTTCTGCTCTG GTCTTATCTCCACTGGCAAAAGGATTGTTCCATAAAGCCATCTCTGAAAGTGGTGTGGCCATCATTGATGTTCTCCTAGACTTTCATCCTGCAGAGCTAGCTAAG AAAATCACTGAATCCGCTGGCTGTGAAACGTCAAGCTCCAGCGAGATGGTTCGTTGTCTCAAAGGGAAGACAGAAGATGAAATTTTGCAGACCACCCTCAAGATG GATTTTACTACTGTCCATCTGGAAGAAGATGAAAAA CACGTTGTGTTTTTCCCGGCAGTTGTTGATGGTGTGTTTTTTCCCAAGTCACCCAAGTTGCTTCTAGcagagaaaaaaatcaataatgtACCCTTCGTGATTGGGGTCAATAACCATGAGTACGGATGGATCGTTCCGAGT ATTCTCCAGTATCCAGATTTCACAAGAGGCCTAGACAGAGCAACAGTAAATACTGTGATTCGTGGCTCAGAACAATTCACG ACTGTTGCCCCCGAATATGCTCACATCATTCTCGATGAATATCTGAAGGATATTGAGGACCCCATACAACTGCGGGACCAACTTCTTGACTTGTTTGGAGATGTGGTCTTCGTGGCTCCTAGCATTCAAACAGCGAGATTCCACAGAG ATGCTGGATACCCAACCTATGTGTACGAATTCCAGCATCGTCCAAGTTGGTACGAAGCTCTTAAGCCGGACTTTGTGAAAGCGGATCATGGTGATGAAATTGCCTTTGTCTTCGGAATGCCCTTCTTGGAAG ATAATGCTAATGAAGAAGAGAGAAACCTGAGCAAAATAATCATGAAATACTGGGCTAACTTTGCTCGCACTGG GAACCCTAATGGAGACGGCCTGACAGCGTGGCCCAAGTACGACCAGAAAGAACAATATCTGGAAATCGGCTTGAAGCAAAAGGTGTCAaagaagctgaaagagaagcaAGTTGCCTTCTGGACCAAGACCTTGCCTGAAAAAATAGCTGAAAGCAGAAGAGCACGCACAGAGTTATAA
- the LOC129344076 gene encoding fatty acyl-CoA hydrolase precursor, medium chain-like isoform X3: MGKHVMVWIHGGGLLLGAASTYDGSVLAASEDVVVVAIQYRLGILGFFSSGDATARGNWGFLDQVAALQWIQENIAAFGGDPGSVTVFGESAGGISASALVLSPLAKGLFHKAISESGVAIIDVLLDFHPAELAKKITESAGCETSSSSEMVRCLKGKTEDEILQTTLKMDFTTVHLEEDEKHVVFFPAVVDGVFFPKSPKLLLAEKKINNVPFVIGVNNHEYGWIVPSILQYPDFTRGLDRATVNTVIRGSEQFTTVAPEYAHIILDEYLKDIEDPIQLRDQLLDLFGDVVFVAPSIQTARFHRDAGYPTYVYEFQHRPSWYEALKPDFVKADHGDEIAFVFGMPFLEDNANEEERNLSKIIMKYWANFARTGNPNGDGLTAWPKYDQKEQYLEIGLKQKVSKKLKEKQVAFWTKTLPEKIAESRRARTEL; the protein is encoded by the exons atgggaaaacat GTAATGGTTTGGATTCATGGAGGGGGGTTATTGTTGGGTGCAGCCTCCACATATGATGGGTCGGTGTTAGCTGCTTCTGAAGACGTGGTCGTTGTAGCGATTCAATACCGGCTGGGCATCCTTGGCTTTTTTAG TTCTGGTGACGCAACAGCTCGTGGAAACTGGGGCTTTCTCGACCAAGTGGCAGCTCTCCAGTGGATCCAAGAGAACATTGCAGCATTTGGAGGTGATCCAGGATCTGTTACTGTATTTGGTGAATCTGCAGGTGGAATCAGCGCTTCTGCTCTG GTCTTATCTCCACTGGCAAAAGGATTGTTCCATAAAGCCATCTCTGAAAGTGGTGTGGCCATCATTGATGTTCTCCTAGACTTTCATCCTGCAGAGCTAGCTAAG AAAATCACTGAATCCGCTGGCTGTGAAACGTCAAGCTCCAGCGAGATGGTTCGTTGTCTCAAAGGGAAGACAGAAGATGAAATTTTGCAGACCACCCTCAAGATG GATTTTACTACTGTCCATCTGGAAGAAGATGAAAAA CACGTTGTGTTTTTCCCGGCAGTTGTTGATGGTGTGTTTTTTCCCAAGTCACCCAAGTTGCTTCTAGcagagaaaaaaatcaataatgtACCCTTCGTGATTGGGGTCAATAACCATGAGTACGGATGGATCGTTCCGAGT ATTCTCCAGTATCCAGATTTCACAAGAGGCCTAGACAGAGCAACAGTAAATACTGTGATTCGTGGCTCAGAACAATTCACG ACTGTTGCCCCCGAATATGCTCACATCATTCTCGATGAATATCTGAAGGATATTGAGGACCCCATACAACTGCGGGACCAACTTCTTGACTTGTTTGGAGATGTGGTCTTCGTGGCTCCTAGCATTCAAACAGCGAGATTCCACAGAG ATGCTGGATACCCAACCTATGTGTACGAATTCCAGCATCGTCCAAGTTGGTACGAAGCTCTTAAGCCGGACTTTGTGAAAGCGGATCATGGTGATGAAATTGCCTTTGTCTTCGGAATGCCCTTCTTGGAAG ATAATGCTAATGAAGAAGAGAGAAACCTGAGCAAAATAATCATGAAATACTGGGCTAACTTTGCTCGCACTGG GAACCCTAATGGAGACGGCCTGACAGCGTGGCCCAAGTACGACCAGAAAGAACAATATCTGGAAATCGGCTTGAAGCAAAAGGTGTCAaagaagctgaaagagaagcaAGTTGCCTTCTGGACCAAGACCTTGCCTGAAAAAATAGCTGAAAGCAGAAGAGCACGCACAGAGTTATAA